AGCGTCGAGCAGGACCGGGTCGGCTACCGGGTGACCGCGTACCCGGGGCTGGTCGACGAGGGCACCTCGGTGGCGGTACGGGTCTTCGACACCGCCGCCGTGCGGGACCGTGCGATGTGGGCCGGTACCCGCCGGTTGCTGCTGCTCGGCCTGCCGTCGCCGGCGAAGTTCGTCTCCGGCCGGCTGTCCAACCAGGACAAGTTGGCGTTGAGCCGCAACCCGTACCGCAGCGTGGTGGAGCTGTTGGAGGACTGCGCCGGCGCGGCCGTCGACAAGCTGATGGTCGACGCCGGCGGGCCGGTCTGGGACGCCGACGGTTTCGCGGCGCTGCGCGAGCGGGTCCGGGCCGGGCTGGTCGACACCACCGTCGAGGTGGTCGACCGGGTACGTCAGGTGCTGGCGGGGGCGCACACGGTGCAGCAGCGGCTGGGCCGTACCACCGATCTGGCCCTGGTGGCGGCGCTGACCGACATCCGCGACCAGCTCGCCGCCCTGGTCTATCCGGGGTTCGTGACGGCCACCGGGTACGCCCGGCTGGGCGACCTGCCGCGCTACCTGACCGCTATCGAACGCCGGCTCGACAAGCTGGGGCAGAATCCGCGCCGGGACCGTGACCAGCAGGCCAGGATCGACGCGGTACGCCGGGAGTATCAACAGCTGCTCGACGGGCTGCCGCCGGCCCGGCGCCATACCGAGTCGGCCCGGCAGATCCGGTGGATGATCGAGGAGCTGCGGGTCAACGTGTTCGCCCAGGCGCTCGGCACCCCGTACCCGGTGTCCGAGCAGCGGATCTACCGGATGATGGACGAGGCGGAGACGGCGGACTGAGCCGTCGGGTGGCCCGGCCCGCCACCGGTACGTCAGTCGCGTCGCAGGGTGAACACGGAGGTGCCGGCGACGACGTCGACGTCGTACCGGTCGGTCGCGTCGGCGAAGTCACGGCCGGTGAACACCGACCCGGGGGCTACGCCGCCCCGCTGACGGTCGTCGAGGGTCACGTCGCCCGCCCCGGCACCGAAGCGGACCCGGGCCGGCGGCCCGGCCGGGGCGCGGATGAGGAACTGGTTGGCGCCGCCGGTCATCCGTACCGGCAGGGTGCCGTCCGGGGCGGGCAGGGTGAGGTCGATCCGCGCCGCGCCGCCGACGATGTCGATCCCGGACAGTCGCGCCGAGCTCAGGTCGATGTGGTGTTGCGCCACGCCGCCGGTGAGTCGCAGTTGCCAGTCGACGTCGGCGTGCAGCTCGATGTCGACGACCCCTGGCCCGGCCTGACCGGTCGGGACGAGGTGCAACTGGATCTGTCCGCCTTCGGTGATCGCCCGGGGCAGGATGTCGGCGTCGAGCGGGGTGCTGACCCGGTAGAGCTCGTCGCCGAGGTCGACCGTGCGGATGTTGACCGTCGTGGTCCCGCTCACCAGGTCGAACTGGGCTTGACGCAGGTCTCCCAGCGGCGCGGACGCGACGCGTTCGGTGGCTGGCTCGACGAGGTCACCGCCGCCTCCGGCGTTGGCGTCGCCGTTGGTGGATCCGGCGTCGGCGGGGGTGCCTGTCCCGGTGGTGGTCGGCCCGCTGGCGAGGTCGGCCGGGTCGCCGCCACGGGCATCGACGTAGGCGGCCCCGGCGAGGGCCGCGACGACGAACAGCGCCAGCAGCCCGGTGAGCAGCAGGGCGGAGCGGGGCAGCCCTCGGCGGGGCTGGTCCGCTGACGGTTCTCCGTCCCGACGGGGATCGAATCCGGGATGGGAGCCGAATCCGGGATGGGAACCGAATCCGGGATCGGGATCAGGGTCGAAGAACGGCACCGCCGGAGTGACCGGTTCGGGCCGGTCGAGCTCGCGGGCCAGCCACGGCGGAGGTGGCACCAGGTGGGGTGGCGTGGACCCGGCGGAGTCCGTGGGATCCGCCGCGGTGTCGACGGCCAGGTACGGGTACGACCGCGTGCCGTCGTCGGGGTCCGCTGGCGCCGGGCCGGGCCAGACGGTGTCCGGCCGCGCCCGGGGATGCTCCGGCCCCTCGGTGCGCAACGTGGGCGGCGTTGGGCCGGCGGGTTCCGGCGTCGCTCCTGGTCGCTGCACCGGGCCTAGTTCGATCGCGGCGAACTGCCCGCTTTGTGCCGGTCGCTGCATGGCGGCACCTCCTCAGCTGGTCGCGGGCACGGCGTACCGACGCGCCCATCGAGGAATACGGACCGGCGAGGCGCGCGGATCGGTGTGCCGGAGAGAAGCGCAGCCGCACCGGCTCGAATCCGACATGCTCCACATCGGAGATAACGGAGGGTGACAGATCAGGTGGCTTGTGCCACAACGCCTGCCGCCCTGACCTGGTTCTCAGTCGTCACTCATACTCATGGGTAGGGCCGTGGCCACCCCCTCTACGACGGCGCGGTCCGGAGGATGGGGACATGTACATAGAGGTCGAGACGACCATTCCCGGCGAACTGGCCGAGGCGACCTGGCAGCTCTACACCGAGGCCTTCGACGAACTCCGCACCGTAGCGGTACAGCGACACGTCATGGATCGCGGCGAATTCGACACCGTGTTGGGCGACAAGCGCGTCCTGAAATACCTCGGCCATGATCCGAACCGGACGGACCAGCTGGCCGCGCTGGCCACCTTCACCAACGAACTCGCCGCGATGCCGCTGATCTCGCCGGACTACTTCGCCCACCGCTGGCCCGACCTGTACGCGGGGAAGCGCATCTGGTACATCGGCTTCTTCGCCATCCACCCCGCGTACCGTGGCTCCGGGCTGTTCGAAGCCATCATCGCCGATATGTGGCAGCGGGTACAGGCCTGTGACGGCATCGCCGCCCTGGACATCTGCCGACGCAACGACACCATCGGGCTCGGCCGGGCGATCCACCACACCCTGACGGCGTTGACGCACGGCGCGCGGGCGAGCCGGATGGACGAGCAGACGTACTGGCTCTACGAACTGCCGGCGCGTTCCTGACCCTGATCTCCGTACGGATCCGACCAGCGCTTGGCGAACTCCACCGGCCCGACCGGTTCGCCCCACAGCCGCCCCTGTCCGAACACCACGCCGAGTACGGCCAGTACGCCCTGCTGCAAGGTGGTTTCGACGCCTTCGGCGACGACGGTCAGGTGCAGGGCGCTACTCATCGCGACCACTGCTCGGACGATCTCCTCGTCCTTGGCACTGGACCCGAGCCCGGCGACGAACGCCCGATCGACCTTGACCCCGGTCACCGGGTGGCTACGCAGGTAGCCCAGGGCGGAGAAACCGGTGCCGAAGTCGTCCACGACGATCCGGATCCCCCGGGCCCGCAGGTCGGCCAACACCTGACCGGTCACGCTCGACGGATCGATCATCACCGACTCGGTTATCTCCAGCACGACGACGGCGGCCGGCACCCTATAGCGCGCCAGCGCGTCGTCCAACGCGCGGCCGAGTCCCGGGTCCCGCAGTTGGCGGGGTGAGACGTTGATTGACATCCAGAACTCGACGCCGACCGTACCGTCCGTTCGCCAGTCGGCCAGCTGGCGGATCGCCCGATCCAGCACCCACCGGCCGATCGGTCCGATCAGCCCGGTGTCCTCGGCGATCGGGATGAACATCGCCGGCGAGACCGGTCCCCGCTCCGGATGCTCCCACCGCAGCAACGCCTCGGCACCGATGAGCCGGCCACTTTCCAGATCGACGATCGGCTGGTACGCCAGCCTCAGGTCGTCGGAGCTCAACGCGGTCCGCAGGGCCTGTTCGATCTCCACCCGCTCACGGACCCGCTCGTGCATGGACGCGTCGAACATCACCCACCGTCCACGCCCGTCGGACTTCGCCTGATACATGGCGGTGTCCGCGTCCCGGAGCAGCGCGTCGGCGGTGGCGGGGGCCGGATCGCCGGACGCGTCGGCACCGAGCCGGGTGCCGGCGACGCCGACCGAGGCGGTGATCACCGCCTCGACCTGCCGGATCTGCAGCGGCTCGTTGACGCAGTCGATGATCCGGTCGGCCACCGCGATCGCCTCGGTCTGGTCACCGAGGTGGACGACGACGAACTCGTCGCCGCCGACCCGGGCCACCGTCGCCGACGGCGGTAGCGCGGCCCGGAGCCGACCGGCGACCTCGGCGATCAACTGGTCCCCGGCATGGTGCCCCCACGAGTCGTTGACCAGCTTGAACCCATCCAGGTCGAGGAAGAACACCCAGATCCAGGTCTCCCCCGCCGTGGTCGTGGTCAGCAGTCGACGGACCTCGGCCGCCAGCATCAACCGGTTCGGCAGACCGGTGAGGGGATCGTGGGTGGCCCGGTGCTCGTACCGGCGCTGCGCGGCGGCGTACCCCTGGACAGCGGAGACCGCCCGCATCATCAGCAGCGCCACCATCGCGGCACCACCCACGCCGAGCACCAGCCGGTCGGCCGCCGAACGGCCGGAAACGAAAATGGTGAGCAGGAACGGTGCGGCCAACGCCGGTCCGATCAGCAGCAGCCGTTGCCAGGACCAGGCCTGCACCGGCAGCCGGGCCGCCCGCCCGACGTCGACCACCGACGGATGCAGCGCGGCCGCGCCGATCAGCAGGAAACCGAGCAGGAACGGCAGGTCGAGCAGCCGGGAACCGGTGAGCTGACCGAACACGCCGATGATCGCGTAGAGCACGTCACCGATCAACAGGAAGCTCATCGACGCGACCAGCAACAGATAGCTGGGCCGCCGCACCGCCGTGGTGAAGGCCAGGCTGACCAGCACCAGCACCAGGACGACGTCGAAGATCGGGTAGACAGCGGCGAGTGCCGAGACCAGCACCGGTCGGTCGGCGATGCGGCCGGCCGGTACGGCGAGCAACAGCAGCGAACTGAGCGCCGCGCCGGTGCAGACGATCAGACCGTCGATCACCGCGTGCAACGGAAGCCGGCCACGGGTGTGGAGCAGCCCGGCCAGGCCGAGCAGCATGAACAGGTATCCCGGAACGGTGAACGCGTCGGCGGCCAGCGCCCCCGGCCCCTCCTGGTCGACCGCCCACGGTCGGACCAGCGCGCCGCCCAGGAACAACAGGCACGCGACGGCGAGGGACTGCCAGGCCCAGCGGGGCGCAGCCGCGTGCCACCGGGGTCCGATCACGACGGCGGCGGCGCCACCGGCACCGGCTACGGCGAAAGCCAGTCCGGTGACCAGCGGAGAGTCGACCACGCTGTAGAGAACGGCGGTGGCCAGCCCACAAGCCAGAAACAACAGAGCAGGCAGCGGCGACGGGGCGGTCCGTCGCGTCCCCGGCGTCGCGGGTCGCACCCCCACCGCCCCTGCGCACATGTCATCCACCGGCTGATTCGTCGAACAGGCGCACACCATACCAAGGGAATCCAGAAACCGACCTGGTCATGACCGGCCGGTGTGTCCGAACCGATCGACCGCACCGATCAACCGCACCGATCAACCGCACCGATCGACCGTGCCGACGTGCGGTGTGGGATCTCAGCCGGGCGACGGCAGCGGCAGACCCGACGGGAGCAGTCCGGAGTCGACCAGTTCGTACCAGAACGCTGCAGACGGTCGCTCGATGGTCGTCAACGAGACGTTACGCCGTACCTGATCGGCACCGGCGGCACCGATGATCAGTTGCCCTACGGCTGGATGGGTCGCGGCGAAGGACAGCGCGGCGGCGGGCAACGAGGTGCCGTGCC
The sequence above is a segment of the Solwaraspora sp. WMMD406 genome. Coding sequences within it:
- a CDS encoding EAL domain-containing protein, which encodes MFLACGLATAVLYSVVDSPLVTGLAFAVAGAGGAAAVVIGPRWHAAAPRWAWQSLAVACLLFLGGALVRPWAVDQEGPGALAADAFTVPGYLFMLLGLAGLLHTRGRLPLHAVIDGLIVCTGAALSSLLLLAVPAGRIADRPVLVSALAAVYPIFDVVLVLVLVSLAFTTAVRRPSYLLLVASMSFLLIGDVLYAIIGVFGQLTGSRLLDLPFLLGFLLIGAAALHPSVVDVGRAARLPVQAWSWQRLLLIGPALAAPFLLTIFVSGRSAADRLVLGVGGAAMVALLMMRAVSAVQGYAAAQRRYEHRATHDPLTGLPNRLMLAAEVRRLLTTTTAGETWIWVFFLDLDGFKLVNDSWGHHAGDQLIAEVAGRLRAALPPSATVARVGGDEFVVVHLGDQTEAIAVADRIIDCVNEPLQIRQVEAVITASVGVAGTRLGADASGDPAPATADALLRDADTAMYQAKSDGRGRWVMFDASMHERVRERVEIEQALRTALSSDDLRLAYQPIVDLESGRLIGAEALLRWEHPERGPVSPAMFIPIAEDTGLIGPIGRWVLDRAIRQLADWRTDGTVGVEFWMSINVSPRQLRDPGLGRALDDALARYRVPAAVVVLEITESVMIDPSSVTGQVLADLRARGIRIVVDDFGTGFSALGYLRSHPVTGVKVDRAFVAGLGSSAKDEEIVRAVVAMSSALHLTVVAEGVETTLQQGVLAVLGVVFGQGRLWGEPVGPVEFAKRWSDPYGDQGQERAGSS